Proteins co-encoded in one Methylomonas albis genomic window:
- the lpxA gene encoding acyl-ACP--UDP-N-acetylglucosamine O-acyltransferase: MIDPRAVVHINAELADDVKIGPFSVIGADVQIDSGTEIGPHVVIKGPTAIGKGNTIYQFTSIGEDPQDKKYADEITRLEIGDRNVIREFCTMHRGTQQDQGLTLVGSDNLFMAYTHVAHDCIIGDHVIMANGASIAGHVHLGDHAILGGFTLVHQFTQIGEYSFSAMGSAITQDIPPYVMVGGRPTRPHGINSVGMERNGVPAEVIRQIRKAYKILYKNNLRLEDAIEEMEDMAGESNELSNMVSFLRNVTRGILR, encoded by the coding sequence ATGATAGATCCCAGAGCGGTTGTTCATATCAATGCCGAATTGGCCGACGATGTAAAAATTGGGCCATTCTCGGTAATCGGTGCCGATGTGCAGATAGATTCGGGCACCGAGATTGGGCCGCACGTGGTGATTAAAGGCCCTACCGCTATCGGTAAAGGCAACACTATTTATCAATTCACCTCGATAGGCGAAGATCCGCAAGATAAAAAATATGCCGACGAAATCACCCGCTTGGAAATTGGCGATCGCAATGTGATTCGCGAGTTTTGCACGATGCACCGGGGGACACAGCAAGATCAGGGTCTGACCTTGGTCGGAAGCGACAACCTATTTATGGCCTACACCCATGTCGCGCACGATTGCATTATTGGCGATCACGTGATCATGGCTAACGGCGCCTCGATTGCAGGCCATGTACATCTCGGTGATCACGCCATACTCGGTGGTTTTACCTTAGTGCATCAATTTACCCAAATCGGTGAATACAGCTTTTCGGCGATGGGTAGCGCGATTACGCAGGATATTCCTCCCTATGTCATGGTCGGCGGTAGACCCACGCGGCCGCACGGTATCAATTCGGTTGGCATGGAGCGTAACGGCGTGCCAGCGGAAGTGATCAGGCAGATTCGCAAAGCCTATAAAATCCTCTACAAAAATAATTTGCGCTTGGAAGACGCTATAGAAGAAATGGAAGATATGGCCGGCGAAAGCAACGAACTTTCCAATATGGTCAGCTTTCTACGCAATGTCACACGCGGCATTCTCCGATAA
- the rnhB gene encoding ribonuclease HII, whose product MSHAAFSDNTLRIAGIDEVGRGCIVGPVVAAAVILDPTKPIAGLTDSKKLTEKKRKLLAEQIKANALCWAVARAEASEIDTINILQATMVAMQRAVSQLAYRPDWVKVDGNRLPVLDIPGEAIVQGDLLVAEISAASILAKVARDEEMQTLDRLFPGYAFAVHKGYPTQQHSVALQQFGITSQHRKSFAPVKKYLT is encoded by the coding sequence ATGTCACACGCGGCATTCTCCGATAACACCCTACGCATAGCCGGTATCGACGAAGTTGGCCGCGGCTGCATAGTCGGACCTGTGGTCGCAGCGGCAGTCATTCTCGATCCCACCAAACCGATTGCCGGATTGACCGACTCTAAAAAACTCACAGAAAAAAAGCGTAAGCTACTAGCCGAACAGATCAAGGCCAATGCTTTGTGCTGGGCTGTTGCACGCGCGGAAGCCAGTGAAATCGACACTATCAACATTCTGCAAGCGACGATGGTGGCGATGCAGCGGGCTGTATCTCAATTGGCATATCGCCCTGACTGGGTCAAAGTGGACGGCAATCGGCTACCGGTGTTGGATATACCCGGTGAAGCTATTGTGCAAGGCGATTTATTGGTCGCGGAAATTTCCGCTGCCTCGATATTAGCCAAAGTCGCGCGCGACGAGGAAATGCAGACCCTGGATAGGCTGTTTCCCGGTTATGCCTTCGCCGTGCATAAAGGTTATCCTACCCAGCAGCATTCAGTCGCGCTGCAACAATTTGGCATAACCTCGCAACATCGAAAATCGTTTGCCCCGGTTAAAAAGTATCTTACTTAA
- a CDS encoding OmpH family outer membrane protein: protein MKNRISLFLMLMICAGVSHAELKIGFVNVAKVLEKAPQAVKAKTRLETEFSPRDKTLVSQQKEIKSLEEKLGRDTAVMGEEERHRIEKDILDKKRDAARAQQEFSEDFNMRRNEELGNLQKRIVEAVRALAKEESFDLLLTDGVIYANDQIDVTSRVQQKLETLSQ from the coding sequence ATGAAAAATAGAATTTCTTTGTTCTTAATGCTGATGATTTGTGCTGGCGTGAGTCATGCAGAGCTGAAAATCGGCTTTGTTAATGTGGCTAAGGTGTTGGAAAAAGCGCCGCAAGCCGTTAAAGCAAAAACTCGCTTGGAAACTGAATTTTCACCAAGAGACAAAACACTGGTTTCTCAGCAAAAAGAGATCAAATCACTGGAAGAAAAGTTGGGTCGCGACACAGCTGTAATGGGCGAGGAAGAACGTCATAGAATCGAAAAAGACATTCTCGATAAAAAACGCGACGCAGCTCGTGCACAACAGGAGTTCAGCGAGGATTTCAATATGCGTAGAAACGAAGAGTTAGGCAACCTGCAAAAACGTATTGTCGAAGCAGTAAGAGCGTTAGCTAAAGAAGAGTCGTTCGATTTATTGCTGACTGACGGCGTTATTTATGCAAACGATCAAATCGACGTCACCAGCCGCGTACAGCAAAAACTGGAAACATTGTCGCAATAA
- the fabZ gene encoding 3-hydroxyacyl-ACP dehydratase FabZ, which yields MAGSLDMLQIQELLPHRYPFLLVDKVLESEPGVRLLAVKNVTFNEPFFQGHFPHKPIFPGVLIMEALAQATALLTSQSDNKLGKGTTYFLAGIDNARFKKQVVPGDQLRLEVTYIKHKRHLWSFECRAEVDGELAASAQIMCAAVAAEG from the coding sequence ATGGCCGGCTCACTCGATATGTTACAAATTCAGGAACTCTTACCGCATCGCTATCCTTTTCTGCTGGTAGACAAGGTGCTTGAATCAGAGCCCGGTGTACGTTTGCTGGCGGTGAAAAACGTGACATTCAATGAGCCGTTTTTCCAAGGCCATTTTCCGCATAAACCCATTTTTCCCGGCGTGTTGATTATGGAAGCGTTAGCGCAAGCTACCGCGCTACTTACTTCGCAGAGTGACAATAAACTGGGCAAAGGTACAACGTATTTTCTTGCTGGTATCGATAATGCCCGTTTCAAAAAACAAGTCGTTCCCGGCGATCAATTGCGACTGGAAGTGACTTATATCAAACACAAACGCCACTTATGGTCGTTTGAATGCCGTGCGGAAGTGGACGGTGAGTTGGCCGCCAGTGCGCAAATCATGTGCGCGGCTGTGGCCGCAGAGGGCTAA
- the dnaE gene encoding DNA polymerase III subunit alpha has protein sequence MTPSFVHLRIHTEFSLVDGIVRIKPLVKKLAEYAMPAGAITEQSNLFSLVKFYKAAQGAGIKPLIGADVLIFNPDEPAAPFRLTMLARNKKGYVTLTELISRGYQEGQHQGIPMLQKDWIAENHEGLIVLSGAMDGDVGQALLAENAEQAKRCAEFWRDLFENSFYLELQRVGKADEERYINLVADLATELDLPVVATNDVRFISKHDFDAHEVRVCINQGRVLDDSRRPKNYTAQQYLRTAEEMAELFSDIPEALANSVEIAKRCTVELTLGENYLPDFPVPEGMTLDDYFKQASRKGLEERLIQYPPIGKASFEENRKVYDERLEIELSVITQMGFPGYFMIVADFIQWAKNNAIPVGPGRGSGAGSLVAYALKITDLDPIEFDLLFERFLNPERVSMPDFDIDFCMERRDEVIDYVARHYGRDHVSQIITYGSMAAKAVIRDVGRVMGHAYGFVDRLAKLIPFEIGMTLGKALQDSAELKALYDTEEEVKSLIDMARSLEGISRNAGKHAGGVVISPTKLTDFSPLYCEQGGGNLVTQFDKDDVEAVGLVKFDFLGLRTLTIIDWALQTINCQRAQRGEEPVDITQIPRDDLPSYELLKNAQTTAVFQLESRGMKELIKKLKPDCFDDIIALVALFRPGPLESGMVDDYINVKHGAKAEYAHPLLEPILKPTNGVILYQEQVMQIARELAMYTLGGADMLRRAMGKKKPEEMAKEREKFMSGSVANQIDEKIATYVFDLMEKFAGYGFNKSHSAAYALVAYQTAWLKAHYPAAFMAAVMSSDMDNTDKVVVLIDECREMKLEICPPDINISDFRFTVNDKGQIVYGVGAIKGVGENAIDDLLKERKANGPYAGLYDLCKRVDLRKVNRRVLEALIRAGALDTIDPNRAAHLAELTTALRVAEQHGKMALAGQNDLFGLAVQVEVSDGEAEAYSTMVEAWTEKEKLEAEKQTLGLFLTGHPIAEYLPELKHITHGSLASLEVDAGRSRGKMEGRVAGLVVEMRTRQTKQGKMMGFATLDDRTGRLEVAAFSGIFDKYRNLLAKDTLLVAEGSLAMDDFTNSLRMTAEKLYSMEQAREMFARAIVLNWDSRQWQMERSFVVELAETLKPFCGGLCPISIEFAKTEAKANLQLGDDWRVYPSDELLIRLRRLLSIEAVQVRY, from the coding sequence ATGACGCCGAGTTTCGTTCATCTTCGCATCCATACCGAGTTTTCCTTGGTTGACGGTATCGTCAGAATTAAGCCCTTAGTGAAAAAACTGGCTGAGTATGCGATGCCGGCCGGCGCCATTACCGAACAGAGTAATCTGTTTTCGCTAGTTAAATTCTATAAAGCCGCGCAAGGCGCCGGTATCAAGCCCTTGATAGGCGCCGACGTGCTGATTTTCAACCCGGATGAACCCGCTGCACCGTTTCGCTTGACCATGCTCGCGCGCAATAAAAAAGGCTATGTGACCTTGACCGAGTTGATTTCCCGTGGCTATCAAGAGGGGCAGCATCAAGGGATTCCCATGTTGCAAAAGGACTGGATAGCTGAGAATCACGAAGGATTGATCGTTCTGTCGGGAGCGATGGACGGTGACGTTGGCCAAGCTTTGTTGGCGGAAAATGCCGAGCAAGCCAAACGGTGTGCCGAATTTTGGCGCGATTTGTTCGAAAACAGTTTCTACCTGGAGTTGCAGAGGGTCGGTAAAGCGGATGAGGAACGTTACATTAATTTAGTAGCCGATTTGGCTACCGAACTGGATTTACCGGTGGTCGCCACTAACGATGTACGTTTTATCAGCAAGCATGATTTCGACGCACATGAAGTCCGGGTTTGCATTAATCAAGGCCGCGTGTTGGACGATAGCCGCCGCCCGAAAAACTATACCGCTCAGCAGTATTTGCGTACGGCCGAAGAAATGGCCGAATTGTTTTCGGATATTCCGGAAGCCTTGGCCAATAGCGTGGAAATTGCCAAACGCTGTACTGTCGAGCTAACGCTAGGCGAAAACTATTTGCCCGATTTCCCGGTTCCTGAAGGGATGACGCTGGATGACTATTTCAAACAGGCTTCGCGGAAAGGTCTCGAAGAACGTTTGATCCAGTATCCACCGATAGGCAAGGCTAGCTTCGAGGAAAATCGTAAAGTCTATGACGAACGGTTGGAAATCGAGCTGAGCGTGATCACCCAAATGGGTTTTCCCGGCTATTTCATGATCGTCGCGGACTTTATTCAGTGGGCGAAGAATAATGCGATACCGGTTGGTCCGGGTCGGGGTTCGGGTGCCGGTTCCTTGGTGGCGTATGCGTTGAAGATTACCGATCTCGATCCTATCGAATTCGATTTGCTGTTCGAGCGATTTTTGAATCCGGAACGGGTATCGATGCCCGATTTTGATATCGACTTTTGCATGGAACGCCGTGACGAAGTCATCGATTATGTGGCCCGCCACTATGGGCGCGACCACGTTTCGCAGATTATTACATACGGTTCGATGGCCGCCAAAGCGGTTATTCGCGACGTGGGACGGGTGATGGGGCATGCCTACGGTTTCGTGGATAGGCTGGCAAAACTGATTCCATTTGAAATTGGTATGACTCTGGGCAAAGCCCTGCAAGACAGTGCCGAGTTGAAGGCTTTGTATGATACCGAGGAAGAGGTCAAGTCGCTAATCGATATGGCGCGTTCGCTGGAAGGTATTTCCCGTAACGCCGGCAAGCACGCTGGCGGCGTGGTGATTTCGCCGACCAAGCTCACCGATTTTAGTCCATTGTATTGCGAACAGGGTGGCGGCAACCTAGTTACCCAGTTTGATAAGGACGATGTCGAGGCGGTTGGCTTGGTCAAGTTCGACTTCTTGGGTTTGCGGACGCTGACGATTATCGATTGGGCGCTGCAGACCATCAATTGCCAGCGCGCGCAGCGTGGCGAAGAGCCGGTGGATATTACCCAGATTCCTCGCGACGACCTGCCCAGCTATGAATTATTGAAGAACGCCCAGACCACAGCCGTGTTTCAGCTGGAGTCGCGCGGCATGAAGGAGTTGATCAAAAAACTGAAACCGGATTGCTTCGACGACATTATCGCGTTGGTGGCGTTATTTCGTCCCGGGCCCTTGGAGTCGGGCATGGTCGACGACTACATCAATGTCAAGCATGGTGCCAAGGCGGAATACGCCCATCCCTTGCTAGAACCGATCCTGAAGCCGACCAACGGCGTTATCCTGTATCAGGAACAGGTGATGCAAATCGCCCGGGAATTGGCGATGTACACCTTGGGCGGCGCGGATATGTTGCGGCGGGCGATGGGTAAGAAAAAGCCTGAGGAAATGGCCAAGGAAAGGGAAAAGTTCATGTCGGGTTCGGTGGCGAACCAGATTGACGAAAAAATCGCCACCTACGTTTTCGACTTGATGGAGAAGTTTGCCGGCTACGGTTTTAACAAGTCGCATTCGGCGGCTTACGCTTTGGTTGCTTATCAGACCGCCTGGTTGAAAGCGCATTATCCGGCGGCGTTTATGGCGGCGGTGATGTCGTCGGATATGGATAATACCGATAAGGTGGTGGTGCTGATCGACGAGTGCCGGGAAATGAAGCTTGAGATCTGTCCACCGGACATTAATATTTCCGATTTCCGTTTTACCGTCAACGACAAAGGACAGATCGTTTACGGTGTCGGTGCAATCAAGGGCGTTGGCGAAAACGCGATTGATGATTTATTGAAGGAACGAAAGGCCAACGGCCCCTACGCCGGCTTGTACGATTTGTGCAAACGCGTCGATTTGCGTAAGGTCAACCGCCGGGTTCTGGAAGCGTTGATCAGGGCCGGCGCCTTGGACACCATTGATCCTAACCGTGCCGCGCATCTGGCCGAATTGACCACCGCGCTGCGAGTTGCCGAACAGCACGGAAAAATGGCGTTGGCCGGTCAAAACGATTTATTCGGCTTGGCGGTGCAGGTAGAGGTCAGTGATGGCGAAGCGGAAGCCTATTCCACGATGGTCGAGGCGTGGACCGAAAAAGAAAAGCTGGAAGCGGAGAAGCAGACTCTGGGCCTGTTCCTGACTGGTCATCCCATAGCCGAGTATCTGCCGGAATTGAAACATATTACCCACGGCTCCTTAGCTAGCCTGGAAGTCGATGCCGGTCGCTCCAGAGGTAAAATGGAAGGGCGGGTCGCCGGTTTGGTGGTGGAAATGCGCACCCGGCAGACTAAGCAAGGCAAGATGATGGGTTTCGCAACCTTGGATGACCGTACCGGTAGGTTGGAAGTAGCGGCTTTCAGCGGGATTTTCGATAAATACCGAAATTTGCTGGCGAAGGATACGTTGTTGGTCGCGGAAGGCTCGTTAGCAATGGATGATTTTACCAATAGTCTACGCATGACTGCCGAAAAACTCTACAGCATGGAGCAGGCGCGGGAAATGTTTGCCAGGGCTATTGTGTTGAATTGGGATAGCAGGCAATGGCAGATGGAGCGCAGTTTTGTTGTCGAGCTGGCGGAAACGCTGAAGCCATTTTGCGGCGGTCTTTGTCCGATCAGTATTGAGTTTGCGAAAACCGAAGCCAAAGCCAATCTTCAGCTGGGTGACGACTGGCGGGTCTATCCCAGCGATGAATTGCTAATCCGCTTAAGGCGATTGTTGTCGATCGAAGCGGTGCAAGTCAGGTATTGA